One region of Tamandua tetradactyla isolate mTamTet1 chromosome 6, mTamTet1.pri, whole genome shotgun sequence genomic DNA includes:
- the LOC143687431 gene encoding keratin, type I cytoskeletal 42, with protein MATTTSVRQFSTSGSVKGLCAPGAGFSRMSSVRVGGACRAPSLLGVGGSCSNMSVTSSRFSSGLGGGYGGGYTCNLGGGFGSSFGVADALLGGSEKETMQNLNDRLASYLDKVRALEEANADLEVKIRDWYKKQGPGPARDYSPYFKTIEDLRNKILAATIDNASLVLQIDNARLAADDFRTKYETELNLRMSVEADINGLRRVLDELTLARADLEMQIESLKEELAYLRKNHEEEMNALRGQVGGDVSVEMDAAPGVDLSRILNEMRDQYEQIAEKNRKDAEDWFFSKTEELNREVATNTEALQSSRTEITELRRSVQNLEIELQSQLSMKASLEGSLAETEARYGAQLAQLQGLISSIEQQLCELRCDMERQNHEYQVLLDVKTRLEQEIATYRRLLEGEDAHLAAQYSSSLTSQPTREATVTTRQVRTIMEEVQDGKVVSSREQVHRSTH; from the exons ATGGCCACGACCACCAGCGTCCGCCAGTTCTCAACCTCGGGCTCCGTGAAGGGCCTGTGTGCGCCCGGAGCGGGTTTCTCCCGGATGTCCTCTGTCCGGGTCGGGGGTGCCTGCCGGGCCCCCAGCCTCCTGGGAGTTGGTGGCAGCTGCAGCAACATGTCTGTCACCTCGTCCCGCTTCTCGTCGGGCCTGGGGGGCGGCTATGGCGGCGGCTACACCTGCAACCTGGGCGGGGGCTTTGGCTCCAGCTTTGGCGTGGCGGACGCCCTGCTGGGGGGCAGCGAGAAGGAGACCATGCAGAACCTCAACGACCGCCTGGCCTCCTACCTGGACAAGGTGCGCGCCCTGGAGGAGGCCAACGCCGACCTGGAGGTGAAGATCCGCGACTGGTATAAGAAGCAGGGCCCGGGGCCCGCCCGCGACTACAGCCCCTACTTCAAGACCATCGAGGATCTGCGGAACAAG ATCTTGGCAGCTACCATCGACAATGCCAGCTTGGTGCTGCAGATCGACAACGCCCGTCTGGCGGCTGATGACTTCCGCACCAA GTATGAGACGGAGCTGAACCTGCGCATGAGCGTGGAGGCCGACATCAACGGCCTGCGCAGGGTGCTGGACGAGCTGACCCTGGCCAGGGCTGACCTGGAGATGCAGATCGAGAGCCTCAAGGAGGAGCTGGCCTACCTGAGAAAGAACCACGAGGAG GAAATGAACGCCCTGCGGGGCCAAGTGGGTGGGGACGTCAGCGTGGAGATGGACGCAGCCCCTGGCGTGGATCTGAGCCGCATCCTGAATGAGATGCGCGACCAGTATGAGCAGATTGCAGAGAAGAACCGCAAGGACGCCGAGGACTGGTTCTTCAGCAAG ACGGAGGAGCTGAACCGCGAGGTGGCCACCAACACCGAGGCCCTGCAGAGCAGCAGGACGGAGATCACGGAGCTCCGCCGCTCGGTGCAGAACCTGGAGATTGAGCTGCAGTCCCAGCTCAGCATG AAAGCATCGCTGGAGGGCAGCCTGGCCGAGACGGAGGCACGCTATGGGGCCCAGCTGGCCCAGCTGCAGGGTCTCATCAGCAGTATTGAGCAGCAGCTGTGTGAGCTGCGCTGCGACATGGAGCGGCAGAACCATGAGTACCAGGTGCTGCTGGATGTGAAGACGCGGCTGGAGCAGGAGATCGCCACCTACCGCCGCCTGCTGGAGGGCGAGGACGCCCA CCTGGCTGCCCAGTACTCCTCGTCCCTGACCTCACAGCCCACGCGAGAAG CCACGGTGACCACCCGCCAGGTGCGTACCATCATGGAGGAAGTCCAGGACGGCAAGGTGGTCTCCTCCCGCGAGCAGGTGCACCGCTCCACACACTAA
- the LOC143687432 gene encoding keratin, type I cytoskeletal 17, producing the protein MTTTIRQFTSSSSIRGSSGLGGGSSGLGGGSFRTSCQLSGGMGTGSCRLGAASGLGNALGGSSYSSCYSFGSGSGYGGGYGSSFGGVDGLLAGSEKATMQNLNDRLASYLDKVRALEEANGELEVKIRDWYQRQAPGPAPDYSPFYKTIKDLQEKILAATVDNGTITLQIDNARLAADDFRAKLQTEQAMRMNVEADINGLRRVLDELTLSRADLEAQIEALKEELVYLKKNHEEEMHALQSQAGGEISVEMDAAPGVDLSRILNEMRDQYEKIVEKNRKDAEDWFFSKTEELNREVATNSELVQSGKSEISELRRNVQALEIELQSQLSMKASLEGSLAETENRYCVQLAQIQGLIGSVEEQLAQLRCEMEHQSQEYKILLDVKTRLEQEIATYRRLLEGEDAHLTQYRPKEPVTTRQVRTIVEEVQDGKVISSREQVHQTTH; encoded by the exons ATGACCACCACCATCCGCCAGTTCACCTCCTCCAGCTCCATCAGGGGCTCCTCCGGCCTAGGGGGCGGCTCCTCCGGCCTGGGGGGTGGCTCCTTCCGCACCTCCTGTCAGCTGTCCGGCGGCATGGGCACCGGCTCCTGCAGGCTGGGGGCCGCCAGCGGCCTGGGCAATGCCCTCGGGGGCAGCAGCTACTCCAGCTGCTACAGCTTCGGCTCTGGCAGCGGCTATGGTGGTGGCTATGGCAGCAGCTTCGGGGGTGTCGACGGGCTGCTGGCAGGAAGCGAGAAGGCCACCATGCAGAACCTCAACGACCGCCTGGCCTCCTACCTGGACAAGGTGCGCGCCCTGGAGGAGGCCAACGGCGAGCTGGAGGTGAAGATCCGCGACTGGTACCAGAGGCAGGCTCCGGGGCCCGCCCCCGACTACAGCCCCTTCTACAAGACCATCAAGGACCTGCAGGAGAAG ATCCTTGCGGCCACGGTGGACAACGGCACCATCACGCTGCAGATAGACAACGCCCGCCTGGCCGCAGACGACTTCCGCGCCAA GCTCCAGACAGAGCAGGCCATGCGTATGAACGTGGAGGCCGACATCAACGGCCTGCGCCGGGTGCTGGATGAGCTGACCCTGTCCAGGGCTGATCTGGAGGCACAGATAGAGGCCCTGAAGGAGGAACTGGTCTATCTGAAGAAGAACCACGAGGAG GAGATGCACGCCCTGCAAAGCCAGGCGGGCGGGGAGATCAGTGTGGAGATGGACGCCGCCCCAGGCGTGGACCTGAGCCGCATCCTGAATGAGATGCGCGACCAGTACGAGAAGATAGTGGAGAAGAACCGCAAGGACGCCGAGGACTGGTTCTTCAGCAAG ACAGAGGAGCTGAACCGCGAGGTGGCCACCAACAGCGAGCTGGTGCAGAGCGGCAAGAGTGAGATTTCCGAGCTCCGGCGTAACGTGCAGGCCTTGGAGATCGAGCTGCAGTCCCAGCTCAGCATG AAAGCATCCCTCGAGGGCAGCCTGGCTGAGACGGAGAACCGCTACTGCGTGCAGCTGGCCCAGATCCAGGGGCTGATCGGCAGCGTGGAGGAGCAGCTGGCACAGCTACGCTGCGAGATGGAGCACCAGAGCCAGGAGTACAAGATACTGCTGGACGTGAAGACGCGGCTGGAGCAGGAGATCGCCACCTACCGCCGCCTGCTGGAGGGCGAGGATGCCCA cCTGACTCAATACAGGCCCAAAGAAC CCGTGACCACCCGCCAGGTGCGCACCATTGTGGAGGAGGTGCAGGACGGCAAGGTCATCTCCTCCCGTGAGCAGGTGCACCAGACCACCCACTGA